ATACGCACTTGAAATCAAAATTGTTTGAAGTTTCAACACATGCATTGAAGTTTTCGTTTACATCAATAATGCCAGAATCAAACTCAAATGTCAATTCATTTTCTTGTCCGACCGATTCAACCGGATCTGAATTAATCTTTGCTATGGCACATTCTCCATTCGATGTGATAATGAAAATTGTAAGTGGACCAACGTTATCTGTATTTTGATTAGACAAATGGACGTTGATCTTTAGACCCTTAGGGCCATCTCCCCCATTAGAATTATCATTCTCATTGTTTGAATTACCGGTTACAGAGACGTTAGGAAAACTCAAGCATTGTGTTTGAAGTGGAGATTGGGACGTAGATGCAATTGAGTTCGGAGCTGAAGTTGACAGAAATAAGAGCGTAAAGCAACTAATGATCAGAAAAATAGAGTAGTTGTTATTCAAAACCATGTTATTTTATATATCATAAATTATATATTCTTTCATATCTTTTCCTGTAGCTGGTGGGTTAAGATTTCCTACAACGACATTTTGACCACGGCTGAAACATTACAATAGCTGATGTGAATACCTTAAAAAGTAAAATAAATATCTCCATAGACGTTTGTGATGGTTATATTGAGGAAAAAACCAAATTGTCATAAAATGCTAAATAGTTTCGGGTTGATCATTTTATTTTGCGGTTTATCAACTTTTATTACACAGTTCATAAACGCGGCACCTACAGTTGAGGACCCATTAATAAAAGTACAACAGGTAGTAGAAGGTTTATCATCTCCAACCAGTATGGCTTTTGTTGATGCTCAAAACATACTAGTATTGGAAAAAAATAGTGGGCTAGTCAGATTGGTCTCAAATGGTGAGTTAAAGGATGAGCCAATTTTGAAACTAGATGTGGATTCCACCACTCTTACCTGTTGTAGAGGGCTACTTGGAATTGATGTTGATTATCTTAATGCTACTAGAAGTAAAGATGTATTTCTTTATTTTACTGCAGCAGGTGAGGCCAACACCCTGGTAGTAAATAAGATAGTCAAGTATACCTGGGATGGAAGAACCCTCGTAAACCCTCAAAGTATTTTGGAATTGCCTGCCACACCTGGACCAAATCACCCGGGTGGTAAATTGACCCTTGATAATAAAGGTAATTTATATTCAGTAATTGGAGACCTCAATAATGAGGGCATCCTTCAAAATATTGAAGATAATAAAGAGTTAACAGACAGCTCTGTTATTCTGAAAGTCAAAAAGATTGATGGGTCGGCACCATTTGATAATCCTTTTTCTAGTATTAAAAAAGAATTTTCCACAGGTCAGGTGGAAAAATACTATGGTTATGGAATAAGAAATAGTTTTGGATTGGCAATAGATCCTGTAACTGGAACTTTATGGGATACAGAAAATGGAGATAAAGATTTTGACGAAATAAATTTGATATATCCTGGTTTTAACAGCGGTTGGAAACAATTAATGGGACCCATTTCTAATAATGGTGTTACAGAAAACGACTTGGTGAAATTACCAGGCTCATATTATGGTGATCCAATTTTTAGCTGGGAACCATCCTTGGGAGTTACCGACATAGAATTTTTTAATTCCAAAAATCTAGGAGACGACTATGAAAACAATGTTTTTGTAGGTGATATTAATAATGGGAATTTATATTATTTCAAAGTAAACGACAGTAGGACGGGCTTTGAATTTGAAAGTCCTGAAATTGAAGTGGATCGGATAGCAAATGAAGACGAAAAGGATTTACTGGTATGGGGTACGGGGTTTGACGGAATCACTGATTTAGAAACAGGTCCTGATGGAGACCTTTATGTTTTGTCATTCGATGAATCGAGTAATGGCGATGGTAAGATATATAGAATCTCGAGCAAATGACAAGACTTATTCTTTTTGAAAAAATTCTTAACTTCTACCCTTCCCTCCCTACCACCATCCCTCCAGTAACACTACTCTCTCAGAATTGTTATGTACCTTAGGTTTCAGAATGATATTACGATCTGCACTAATATACAAAGCATTTGAATAACTGTAATAGATTGTAAACGCTCCCCATTACAATATATGAAACATGTGATTAAATAAGATGGAAATTTCCAAATTCAAAGTCATGTTTTAAACCATTCTCTAAAAAATTTTTCTTGTTATGAAAGTAGCTTATCTTGTTTAGGTGTCCGATCAATATTACGTGCAGTCAAATATACCCCACAACAATCCAACGACAATCAGATGCCTCCCCTTGCTATTCAAGCAAATACACACATCGATTTGATAAAAAGACTGATGATAAGATGCTTTTTAATCGCTCTGATCAAGAATGAGAATCGAATGGTTCCTATAGTAATCCTAATTTCAAAATACAGGATTAACCTGATTACGGGTTTACTATATTTCTGGTCAGGCGTTCTAATATCTTTTGATCGATTGTTTTCTTTTGGATCTTCTCATACCAAAGCCTTCAGGCGATCCTTTTCCTTATCTATAGTTACAATCAAAACAATAAAATGCTACCCCTTCTATGAAAATTTCACTATAATCAGATCATTTCAATACTTATTTATCTCTACATGGTAAAGTATGATTTCTTTTTGGCTTTAATCATTAATATATCTATTTGCAACTCATGGTTTAAAAATATAGTTCCCTTAATTAAGGAAACAAATTTTTCCCTAACTAAGAGAAATAATATACGAGAAACTGAGGGGACTGGATGTAATGTCAATAACGACTATTATTTATATATAGTAACTGTCTAAACACCCGCGCTCACAAGAAGAACTGCTATTAGACTTTTAAGCAGGAACCTTTTGGAAGACACCAAAAATTTGATAATTATTAAAGGCAATTGACTCTAATTGCAAGCAAGTTCAAAAAATGGAGTATAAGATTTTTGCAATAATGTTTTCACAAAGCTGATAAATTCCTTGAAATAATTATACCCTCCAAGGTTCTTCTAAATCATGCTCGATTCTTATTATAGAATTAGATTATAGATTCTTATTATAGAATAATAGATTAAAAACCTCATATAAATAATCAGGCAATATAGTTCTGATCAAAATGATAGTAAATTTTTCAAGGTTTCAAATACTGAGAATGGTCGTGATCGCAGGTTTGATCCCTGTTAGCGCAATTCAAGGGACCAGTTTGATAAGTAGCGTGTTTGCAGACAATCTTTGTTTAGGACCGCTAGCATGCAGCGCTGTAGGCGGGAGTGGTGGTCACGGTGGGAATACTGGCGATGCCATAGGCGGAGATATAGGTCCTGGTGGGTCTTGTTTTGCAAAGAATCATGTAACTATAGGAGATGAGTGTGGTGGAAGCACCGGCAGTAGTGAACCCAGAAGTGGAAGCGGCGATCATAGTATGAACGGAGGCAGAGGTGGAGAGGCACACAATACAGTTCGTAGTTGAACCATCTTGGTAACCAAATATCAAGATATGCAAGAGGACTTTTCTTGTGAATAATAATCATAAATTTTTTTTGATTGTTACTCATGATACTCGGACTTTAGTTTCTCAGGGAAATGATTTTTAGTATTTCTATAGTTAAAATAGCATGTATTGCAAATTAACGTAAAGAAATTCTTAATGCTCCAATCAAAAGGACAAAGTTGGTGTAGCTAAACCAATGAAATATTACGTTACTACAAGGATTCGAGAACGGTGTTATCAAAAACACAGGGCTTGAGAGGTTATAACATATACAGATCCCATCTCATATTCCCTCTTCTCAAGTTTTCAAATCGGAACAAGCTATGAAAAGTGAGTTTTTAAACAATATAAGGTCTAGTAACATATGTCGACACTCATCTAATCTTGAAAATTCATGTTTGATCTATCGGTATGTCCATCTACTCATACAGAAACCAATAACAAGGTATCAATAGCCTCAAATTCATGAGAATTAGCTGATGGACCCTTCTACCCAAACCCCGTGTAAATAAACCAAGGGTATATTGTGACCTGGTTAAGTAGGTACTTTGGAATTCATGCCTTAGTAGAGAACCAGGAATTATATAGCTCAAAAGATTGGAGACCAGACAATTCATTTGAATTTACAATTTATTTAAGAGGTACATATGAATATCATTGCAAATTACATCCACTTATGACTGGAAAAGTAAATTTAAGATGATTCAATTGGGTTGTCCAAATTCACATTCTAAAGTTATTTGACCATATTCTCTTGCAATTTTGTTTAAGATGGCCATCATCTATCGCTGCTGGTTAAAGTAGTATGTATGGTATTAATAAGATCAGCTTAATGCTCCATCGTTGGAAATTAATGATAATCTATTAAAATATTGTTGAAGTGTATCTATGCCTAACAACATTGTGAACAATGAATCAAAAAATTTATCTTTAGTTAATCCATCAAAATAAATAAGTTTCTCCATGATAAATTTTTCTATTTTGTCCTTTGATGAATTGCTGTGACGAGCCAACAAGCCTAATTGGTATAATGCCATTAGTAAGTCGGGTATAAATCGATTCTTTTCCTTTGATGGTAAAAGAGATAAAGAATTTTTCTGTTGTTTTGAGAAATTCATTGACGTAATTAATGTTACCTTATCATGTAGATCATCTACAATAATATTGACATTCCTATTATTAGATTTAGCCACTAGATTCATAACAACCGAAGGGTCTTCGATTTCATCAAATCTCCAAATATCACTTTCTTCTACAAGCCATCGCTTTATTCTCAGCGATATTTCGTGTTGAGACAATGACATCTTAATTAATTTAAAATTGCCTCTATATAATCATATAATGGTAAAAATATATGAGAATAAAGACATCACTCCCAAAAGCACCATGAAAATTAAGATGTTATTTTATAATAAACAGGTCAACTACTAGACCTAACTCGCCTATACATGTGTTGGTGATGAAAGTTTGTCGTTAGGTATTAACCCAAAAATTAGATTGACATGTGGATATATTTTAACCTGGGGTTTGATGAAGTATTCAATAGAACTGGGCACTGGATCCAACTTCAATCAACCAATGTAAGGGCTCTTCTGTTGCTAGTACTCGTCTCAAGGGCCCAGATGTATTTTTTGTTCATGGTATCGGGCATCACTGGATACCAAAGGAAGGGGTCTCTTTTTAAGATGAAAATACCAATACAGAATATCTAAATGTCCAAATTTACCCGAAATCAAAATTCAAAGTTAAGAGAATCAAACTTGATGGCTTTACAAATACTCTGACTCTACGTAGAGATATTCTTGAAATCAAATTGTCATAGACTGATACACCCTTCATATCCATGGATAAAGTTCTTTCCAAGGGCCGCTATGGATGAACATTCACAAATCCAA
This Candidatus Nitrosocosmicus oleophilus DNA region includes the following protein-coding sequences:
- a CDS encoding PQQ-dependent sugar dehydrogenase encodes the protein MLNSFGLIILFCGLSTFITQFINAAPTVEDPLIKVQQVVEGLSSPTSMAFVDAQNILVLEKNSGLVRLVSNGELKDEPILKLDVDSTTLTCCRGLLGIDVDYLNATRSKDVFLYFTAAGEANTLVVNKIVKYTWDGRTLVNPQSILELPATPGPNHPGGKLTLDNKGNLYSVIGDLNNEGILQNIEDNKELTDSSVILKVKKIDGSAPFDNPFSSIKKEFSTGQVEKYYGYGIRNSFGLAIDPVTGTLWDTENGDKDFDEINLIYPGFNSGWKQLMGPISNNGVTENDLVKLPGSYYGDPIFSWEPSLGVTDIEFFNSKNLGDDYENNVFVGDINNGNLYYFKVNDSRTGFEFESPEIEVDRIANEDEKDLLVWGTGFDGITDLETGPDGDLYVLSFDESSNGDGKIYRISSK
- a CDS encoding DUF2299 family protein; translated protein: MSLSQHEISLRIKRWLVEESDIWRFDEIEDPSVVMNLVAKSNNRNVNIIVDDLHDKVTLITSMNFSKQQKNSLSLLPSKEKNRFIPDLLMALYQLGLLARHSNSSKDKIEKFIMEKLIYFDGLTKDKFFDSLFTMLLGIDTLQQYFNRLSLISNDGALS